From a single Bryobacter aggregatus MPL3 genomic region:
- a CDS encoding MFS transporter has product MKPISSSLFGLLCFSVWINYIDRGTLSVAAPVLQPELGITPGQMGILLSGFFWTYALLQPALGIVVDRFGAYRLYALGYAVWSVAVALGGLSQGFGSLLASRLLLGVGESVAYPCFSRIISTGFAENRRGIANAMIDVGTKVGPALGTFLGGMLINSYGWRPFFFWMGAASLIWLVPWMKMIPKEEPALAVRPEDQVPMSKLLTQWNPWITFLGLFGFNYAFYFLLTWLPSYLVNERKFSMEKMAILGALPFCATAVSAVLTAMYADWKIAHGAPSANTRRRLLTIGLVIAGTTLFGATLESQTLAMACMIVAFVGLGMFTANCWAITQTLCSTASVGAWTGCQNCVGNMGGVVAPIVTGFLVQQTGTYAAAFLAASAMLFFSAILYGFLLRSTPEHPLRAQA; this is encoded by the coding sequence GTGAAGCCAATCTCGTCAAGCCTGTTTGGGCTCCTCTGTTTTTCCGTCTGGATCAACTACATCGACCGCGGCACCTTGAGCGTGGCCGCACCAGTTCTACAACCGGAACTCGGCATTACGCCGGGACAAATGGGCATCTTGCTCTCTGGATTTTTCTGGACCTACGCGTTGCTCCAGCCCGCACTCGGCATCGTGGTCGATCGTTTCGGAGCCTACCGGCTTTATGCACTAGGTTATGCGGTCTGGTCGGTGGCTGTCGCGCTGGGCGGCCTCTCCCAAGGCTTTGGCAGCCTGCTGGCCTCGCGGCTGCTGTTGGGCGTCGGTGAGTCTGTCGCCTATCCCTGCTTCTCGCGAATCATCTCAACAGGCTTTGCGGAAAACCGGCGCGGCATCGCCAACGCGATGATCGATGTCGGCACCAAGGTGGGCCCGGCGCTCGGCACCTTCTTAGGAGGCATGCTGATCAACAGCTATGGATGGCGGCCCTTCTTCTTCTGGATGGGCGCCGCTTCGCTGATCTGGCTGGTGCCTTGGATGAAGATGATCCCGAAGGAAGAGCCCGCCCTGGCCGTCAGGCCCGAAGATCAAGTGCCGATGTCGAAGCTGCTGACCCAATGGAACCCCTGGATCACCTTCCTCGGTTTGTTTGGCTTCAACTACGCATTCTACTTTCTGCTCACCTGGCTGCCCTCTTACCTGGTCAATGAGCGTAAGTTCTCGATGGAGAAGATGGCGATCCTCGGTGCGCTGCCCTTTTGCGCCACCGCGGTTTCCGCAGTACTCACCGCGATGTACGCAGACTGGAAAATCGCACACGGCGCTCCGTCAGCCAACACACGCCGCCGCTTGCTCACCATCGGATTGGTGATTGCCGGAACCACTCTCTTTGGAGCCACGCTCGAATCCCAAACTCTTGCCATGGCTTGCATGATCGTCGCCTTCGTCGGTCTCGGTATGTTTACGGCCAACTGCTGGGCCATCACCCAGACCCTCTGCTCCACTGCATCCGTCGGAGCCTGGACCGGATGCCAGAACTGCGTGGGTAACATGGGGGGCGTCGTGGCACCCATCGTCACCGGATTCCTCGTACAACAGACGGGAACCTACGCCGCTGCTTTTCTGGCCGCCTCAGCGATGCTGTTTTTCTCCGCGATTCTCTATGGCTTCCTTCTGAGAAGCACGCCCGAGCATCCGCTAAGAGCTCAGGCCTGA
- a CDS encoding carbonic anhydrase, which translates to MKELTRGVLRFETEIYPKRKEFFDKLIARQFPRALFITCSDSRVVPNDMTDSDAGDLFTIRNAGNIIPPYGELMGGVSATIEYAVMALGVKNIIVCGHTHCGAMDAVLHPEKVTSMPIVKVWLNHAESARRVTAGYKDLTEEQKARTMVEENVLAQLEHLRTHPSVAAALSTGDMNLFGWVFEIENGHVLSYDADQGAFVPLSEEHIPNATPRRRRRIL; encoded by the coding sequence ATGAAAGAACTAACACGGGGTGTGCTTCGTTTTGAGACTGAGATCTACCCAAAACGAAAAGAGTTTTTTGACAAGCTAATCGCTCGGCAGTTTCCTCGAGCGCTGTTTATTACCTGTTCGGATTCCCGTGTCGTGCCAAACGACATGACCGATTCGGATGCAGGAGATCTGTTCACCATCCGGAATGCAGGGAACATCATCCCGCCTTACGGAGAACTGATGGGAGGCGTTTCGGCCACCATTGAGTACGCGGTGATGGCCCTCGGGGTAAAAAACATCATTGTTTGCGGACACACGCATTGCGGTGCCATGGATGCGGTCTTGCATCCCGAAAAGGTCACGAGCATGCCGATCGTGAAAGTATGGCTCAACCATGCTGAGAGTGCACGGCGCGTGACCGCGGGATATAAAGACCTCACCGAGGAACAGAAAGCGAGAACCATGGTGGAGGAGAACGTCCTCGCACAACTGGAACACCTGCGCACGCACCCGAGTGTCGCAGCCGCATTATCAACGGGTGATATGAATTTGTTTGGGTGGGTCTTTGAAATTGAGAACGGGCATGTTCTTTCGTACGATGCCGACCAGGGTGCATTTGTCCCATTGTCGGAAGAGCACATTCCGAACGCCACGCCACGGCGCCGTCGGAGGATCCTGTGA
- a CDS encoding DUF411 domain-containing protein, with translation MNRKQFLLFGLASLGLQGAVAPMIVYKTATCGCCGKWVEHLRKNGIPVTVKEVSATAEYRAKYGIPEKLGSCHTGVIAGYAIEGHVPAREVLRLLKEKPKAKGLAVPAMPMGSPGMEGPKRDAYSVLLVDNEGRTTVFEKYPGD, from the coding sequence ATGAATCGGAAGCAGTTCTTGTTGTTTGGATTGGCGTCACTGGGCTTACAAGGAGCGGTGGCGCCAATGATCGTTTACAAGACGGCAACATGCGGGTGCTGTGGAAAGTGGGTGGAGCACCTCCGGAAAAATGGCATCCCGGTGACGGTCAAGGAAGTGTCCGCCACGGCGGAATACCGGGCCAAGTATGGGATTCCTGAAAAACTGGGTTCTTGCCACACCGGCGTGATTGCTGGCTATGCCATCGAAGGCCATGTCCCCGCCCGGGAGGTCCTCCGGCTGCTCAAGGAAAAGCCGAAAGCCAAGGGATTGGCGGTCCCGGCGATGCCGATGGGCTCCCCAGGAATGGAAGGGCCCAAGCGGGACGCCTATTCCGTTCTGCTCGTGGACAATGAAGGCCGCACGACGGTATTTGAGAAATACCCCGGCGACTAA
- a CDS encoding SulP family inorganic anion transporter, with the protein MSRVLVPPTFGKDFLASFVVFLVALPLCLGVAIASGVPPAMGLITGILGGLVVGSIAGSPLQVSGPAAGLVVLVFQLIQEHGLAALGMILMMAGVLQVGAGLLRTGQWFRAISPAVVYGMLAGIGVLIMVGQFHVVVDDSPKGSGIQNLLSIPSAIFDGIFPINGSVHETAALIGLLTIVVMLGWNRFRPAGLHFLPGPLVGLLAAAGASYFLKLEIRHVAIPDNLIENLKLPNSETLAGIGNWRYWAEAAALAFIASAETLLSAAAVDKMVAASGRRNLRTNYDRELMAQGAGNFLCGVLGSVPMTGVIVRSSANVQAGAQTRWSSVMHGGWLLATVMLVPHWLERIPTSALAAILVLTGWKLVNFDHVRRLVSYGWIPVVIYSATLIGVVAFDLLTGVMLGIGLTFIKMIYKASRVGVKLITHHSGRSDLYLTGSATFLRLPVLADTLDRVAANSELHIHFEDLVYLDHSCLDLLQEWMTAHRDNGGKVVVDWPRLVERFRAREATEG; encoded by the coding sequence GTGAGCAGAGTTCTCGTTCCACCGACTTTTGGAAAAGATTTTTTAGCTAGCTTTGTTGTATTTCTAGTCGCCTTGCCACTCTGTTTGGGAGTGGCCATCGCATCCGGGGTGCCTCCGGCGATGGGACTGATTACGGGGATTTTGGGTGGCTTGGTTGTGGGTTCGATTGCCGGTTCTCCACTGCAGGTGAGTGGTCCGGCTGCGGGCTTGGTGGTGTTGGTATTTCAGTTGATCCAGGAACACGGATTGGCTGCTCTGGGGATGATCCTGATGATGGCGGGCGTTCTGCAAGTGGGCGCCGGACTTCTGCGGACAGGACAGTGGTTTCGTGCAATCTCACCGGCCGTCGTATACGGCATGCTTGCCGGCATCGGTGTCCTGATCATGGTCGGGCAGTTTCATGTGGTGGTGGACGATTCGCCCAAGGGAAGCGGTATCCAGAACCTGCTTTCGATTCCTTCGGCCATCTTCGATGGCATCTTTCCAATCAATGGCAGTGTTCACGAGACGGCCGCATTGATTGGACTCCTCACCATCGTCGTCATGTTGGGGTGGAATCGTTTCCGGCCCGCCGGACTGCATTTTCTGCCAGGTCCTCTGGTAGGACTGCTTGCAGCCGCCGGAGCGAGCTACTTCCTGAAGCTCGAGATCCGGCATGTTGCGATCCCGGATAACCTGATTGAAAATCTCAAGCTGCCCAACTCCGAAACCCTGGCGGGCATTGGGAACTGGAGGTATTGGGCAGAAGCTGCCGCTCTCGCCTTTATTGCCAGCGCCGAAACACTCCTCAGTGCAGCGGCAGTGGACAAGATGGTGGCGGCAAGCGGAAGGCGGAATCTGCGGACCAATTACGACCGGGAACTCATGGCCCAGGGTGCGGGCAACTTCCTTTGCGGCGTGCTTGGTTCCGTCCCCATGACAGGCGTGATTGTACGCTCCAGCGCCAATGTCCAGGCTGGCGCACAGACGCGCTGGTCTTCGGTGATGCACGGTGGCTGGCTATTGGCTACTGTGATGCTGGTGCCACACTGGCTTGAGCGGATTCCCACTTCCGCCCTGGCCGCGATCCTCGTGTTGACGGGATGGAAACTGGTCAACTTCGATCATGTGCGGCGGCTGGTCTCCTATGGCTGGATTCCCGTCGTGATCTATAGCGCAACGCTGATCGGCGTGGTCGCCTTCGACCTGCTCACTGGCGTCATGCTCGGCATTGGACTCACCTTCATCAAGATGATCTACAAGGCATCACGCGTTGGGGTGAAACTGATTACCCATCACTCCGGCCGCAGCGACCTGTACCTGACTGGCTCAGCCACCTTCCTACGACTCCCGGTGCTGGCCGATACCCTCGATCGGGTGGCGGCCAATAGTGAGTTGCATATCCATTTTGAAGATCTGGTCTATTTGGATCATTCCTGTCTGGACCTACTTCAGGAATGGATGACCGCGCATCGCGATAATGGGGGCAAGGTGGTGGTGGATTGGCCGAGGCTGGTAGAGCGCTTCCGCGCGCGAGAAGCGACAGAGGGCTAA
- a CDS encoding ADOP family duplicated permease has translation MSLWTRIKNVVRGEQLSAEIDEELHSHLDEAVLSGRDRQEAQQALGSPLRLREQSRDVRLITCLDSLRADLIFGWRQLQKRKVSSAAAILSLGLGIGACTGAFRLIDALLFRPLPVANADRLYALTRQGRAPDGRWLSGDVWAYPAFQLMREAVKGQAELIAVSKSERTDLTYKSDQEMEKANLQFVSGWIFDRFGLSPAEGRLFTEKDDLRPAAHPYAVISHDYWARRFASDPSAVGRSFRMGNRAFEIVGVAPEAFTGTETGIMTDIFVPTMMHPGVTRNDWTWFSSLASLEAGSAVGPLQARLHATFQAFETERAKGFTGMSKEAIAKFLEPVLVLESAASGVSALQRESRQALLILGLLAFLVLLIACANVANLMTAQAASRMREMALRVSIGAGRWRLLQLVLVECAMLATLAAALGAAFASWAAPFVVSQLNIGGNPTRLALPMDWRVLSFSVVVTLLVTVLFGLSPALRASGVQPVTALKGGADPHAKRRLMHALIAVQVAFCFVVLFAAGLFTATFDRLSHRSLGFSSEGVLTLDTIAQQPVSPVLWEQMAEHMRSMPGIESASLARQPLLAVKGWNGFVSVEGGPPGPELAFFLGVAPRWIETMKISLVAGRDLRPADTTPGQALVNETFVKQYFNGANPVGRHFKKGSDLAFEVVGVVKDAPYRDIHEPILPVAYVPLNGPGNLLDATFVLRTASANPLVLASTLRNEIPRIRPELRVSNIRTQLDILQGQTVRERLLAMLAFFFAIVALLLASIGLYGVLDYSMLQRRREIGIRMAIGAGPAGIAGLVTKDVFAMVLLGAVTGLGIGLVGVRSLESLLYEVKGTDLGMLAIPAIAIVAAVALAALPAVIHALRIDLVRMLRTE, from the coding sequence ATGTCCCTCTGGACCCGTATCAAGAACGTTGTGCGCGGCGAGCAGCTCAGCGCGGAGATTGATGAGGAACTCCACTCTCATTTAGACGAAGCAGTTTTGAGTGGCCGCGACAGGCAGGAGGCGCAACAGGCGCTCGGTTCTCCCTTGCGCCTGCGCGAGCAGAGCCGCGATGTGCGCCTCATCACCTGTCTTGATTCACTCCGGGCCGACCTCATCTTTGGTTGGCGGCAGTTGCAGAAGCGTAAGGTCAGTTCCGCCGCGGCGATCCTGTCGCTGGGGTTGGGGATCGGGGCTTGCACCGGCGCATTTCGTTTGATCGATGCGCTGCTCTTTCGTCCGCTGCCGGTGGCGAACGCTGACCGCCTGTACGCACTCACACGGCAGGGACGCGCTCCTGATGGCCGCTGGCTCTCTGGGGACGTTTGGGCTTATCCCGCGTTTCAACTGATGCGTGAGGCGGTCAAAGGCCAGGCCGAGTTGATCGCGGTCTCAAAGAGTGAGCGCACTGACCTTACTTACAAATCAGACCAGGAGATGGAGAAAGCGAATCTGCAATTTGTCTCCGGCTGGATCTTCGACCGCTTTGGCCTCAGTCCTGCTGAGGGCCGTCTGTTTACGGAGAAAGACGATCTTCGCCCTGCCGCCCATCCTTACGCCGTGATCTCGCATGACTATTGGGCGCGGCGTTTTGCCAGTGATCCGAGCGCCGTTGGCCGCAGCTTCCGGATGGGCAATCGAGCGTTTGAGATCGTTGGTGTCGCGCCCGAAGCCTTCACCGGCACCGAGACCGGCATCATGACCGACATCTTTGTGCCGACCATGATGCACCCTGGGGTGACTCGCAACGATTGGACCTGGTTCTCGTCGCTGGCGAGTCTCGAAGCGGGCAGCGCCGTCGGGCCACTGCAAGCGCGCTTGCATGCGACCTTTCAGGCCTTTGAGACAGAACGGGCAAAAGGCTTTACTGGCATGTCCAAGGAGGCCATTGCGAAGTTTCTCGAGCCGGTGCTGGTGCTCGAGTCTGCCGCCTCCGGAGTGTCGGCTTTGCAACGCGAGTCCCGGCAGGCCCTTCTCATTCTTGGCCTGTTAGCATTTCTTGTTTTGCTCATCGCCTGTGCCAATGTCGCGAATCTGATGACCGCGCAGGCCGCATCGCGGATGCGGGAAATGGCGTTGCGTGTGTCGATTGGGGCAGGGCGGTGGCGTCTGCTCCAACTAGTACTGGTGGAGTGTGCGATGCTCGCCACTCTCGCGGCGGCGCTTGGCGCGGCCTTTGCTTCGTGGGCCGCACCTTTCGTCGTCAGCCAGCTCAATATCGGCGGCAATCCTACGCGACTGGCGCTTCCGATGGACTGGCGCGTCTTGTCATTTAGCGTGGTGGTGACGCTGCTGGTGACTGTGCTGTTCGGGCTGTCGCCTGCGCTGCGTGCCTCAGGAGTACAACCGGTTACTGCATTGAAAGGTGGTGCAGACCCTCATGCGAAGCGCCGCCTCATGCATGCGCTCATCGCTGTGCAGGTTGCCTTCTGCTTCGTCGTGCTGTTTGCTGCGGGGCTCTTCACCGCCACCTTCGACCGGCTCTCCCATCGCTCACTTGGTTTCTCGTCGGAAGGTGTGCTCACCCTCGACACCATCGCGCAACAACCAGTGTCCCCTGTTCTCTGGGAGCAGATGGCGGAACACATGCGTTCCATGCCGGGCATCGAGAGCGCGTCTCTGGCGAGGCAGCCTCTGTTAGCGGTAAAAGGCTGGAATGGCTTTGTCTCCGTAGAGGGTGGCCCTCCTGGGCCGGAACTCGCGTTCTTTCTGGGCGTCGCGCCACGTTGGATCGAGACGATGAAGATCTCGCTCGTCGCAGGCCGTGATCTTCGCCCGGCGGACACGACGCCTGGACAGGCTCTGGTCAATGAGACTTTTGTGAAGCAGTACTTCAACGGCGCCAACCCGGTGGGCCGTCACTTCAAGAAGGGGAGCGATCTGGCTTTCGAAGTCGTCGGTGTGGTCAAGGATGCGCCTTATCGCGACATCCACGAGCCGATTCTGCCCGTCGCCTACGTGCCGCTGAATGGCCCCGGCAATCTGCTGGACGCCACTTTTGTCCTGCGCACAGCCTCGGCCAATCCGCTGGTGCTGGCCTCGACACTCCGCAATGAGATTCCGCGCATCCGCCCCGAGCTCCGCGTCAGCAACATCCGGACACAGCTCGACATTCTGCAAGGCCAGACGGTACGGGAGCGTCTCTTGGCGATGCTGGCTTTCTTCTTTGCGATTGTTGCGTTGCTGCTGGCCTCGATCGGCTTGTACGGCGTGTTGGACTACTCGATGCTACAGCGCCGGCGGGAGATCGGCATCCGGATGGCGATTGGCGCGGGTCCTGCGGGCATCGCCGGTCTGGTAACTAAGGATGTCTTTGCGATGGTGCTGCTTGGGGCGGTGACAGGCCTGGGGATTGGGCTGGTGGGGGTTCGTTCGCTCGAATCCCTGCTCTATGAAGTGAAGGGAACCGATCTCGGAATGCTGGCAATCCCAGCGATTGCGATTGTCGCTGCTGTGGCACTGGCCGCTCTTCCGGCGGTGATCCATGCGCTACGTATCGATCTGGTGAGAATGCTACGGACAGAGTAG
- a CDS encoding alkaline phosphatase family protein, whose translation MRLIPLLFLAISALVAADRKVVLISIDGLRGTTLAKLPSLNVKAPNLKEFVKNGALADGLVGVFPTVTYPSHTTMMTGRSPLAHGILGNTLFDPEKKMNGAWYWYSESIQVPTLWDVARQKGLKTAAVAWPVTVGAQIDANLPEYRTPRTIDDRFLFNAISTPGLVSKFEKSEGALPVADQTDADRTRMATYLIRTQKPDLLLVHLIDLDHEEHLYGPDTPETFKTLEQIDECLGKIRAEVRQAGLEKDTTFVIVSDHGFFPVQKAFQPNAVLHSLGLQNGDKWRIAAHTNGGSFALMARDPADKEAITLATKVFQALSDQGLWGIERVLSRSDLNAMKAYPGAFLAVSMANGFTLGGAITGPWVLPSGNTRGMHGYAPGPLELDASFVAFGAGVTTQNLGRAKLLDVAPTIAKILQLTLPDLEGKNLLP comes from the coding sequence ATGCGACTGATTCCCTTACTCTTCCTGGCTATTTCCGCCTTGGTTGCCGCCGACCGAAAGGTCGTCCTGATCTCGATCGATGGTCTCAGAGGGACCACGTTGGCCAAGCTGCCCAGTCTCAACGTGAAGGCTCCGAATCTCAAGGAATTTGTAAAAAATGGTGCGCTCGCAGATGGTCTCGTGGGCGTCTTTCCAACGGTGACCTACCCGAGCCACACCACGATGATGACCGGGCGTTCTCCCCTGGCTCATGGCATTCTCGGTAACACACTCTTCGATCCCGAAAAGAAAATGAACGGGGCCTGGTATTGGTATTCAGAATCGATCCAGGTCCCCACCCTATGGGACGTTGCTCGGCAGAAGGGGCTGAAGACTGCCGCAGTCGCTTGGCCGGTGACGGTAGGCGCACAGATCGACGCAAATTTGCCCGAGTACCGCACTCCGCGCACCATCGACGACCGGTTCCTTTTCAACGCGATTAGCACTCCAGGCCTCGTCTCGAAGTTCGAGAAATCTGAGGGCGCCTTACCCGTGGCCGATCAGACCGATGCCGACCGTACCCGCATGGCGACCTACCTGATCCGTACGCAGAAGCCCGACCTCCTTCTGGTGCACCTCATTGATCTCGATCATGAAGAGCATCTCTATGGCCCTGATACTCCTGAGACCTTCAAGACCCTGGAGCAGATCGATGAATGCCTGGGCAAGATTCGCGCCGAGGTGCGCCAGGCAGGGCTTGAAAAAGACACGACTTTCGTTATTGTCAGCGATCATGGTTTCTTTCCGGTGCAGAAGGCGTTCCAGCCAAACGCTGTGCTCCATAGCCTCGGGCTCCAGAATGGGGACAAGTGGCGAATTGCAGCACATACCAACGGCGGCTCCTTTGCGCTGATGGCCCGGGATCCAGCCGACAAAGAAGCGATCACTCTGGCTACCAAGGTTTTCCAGGCACTCTCGGACCAGGGACTCTGGGGGATCGAGCGGGTGCTTTCCCGCTCTGATCTCAACGCGATGAAGGCTTACCCTGGCGCTTTTCTGGCCGTCAGCATGGCGAATGGTTTTACGCTCGGGGGAGCGATAACAGGTCCCTGGGTGCTGCCTTCCGGCAATACGCGGGGGATGCACGGCTACGCTCCGGGTCCGCTGGAACTGGACGCCTCCTTTGTCGCCTTTGGCGCTGGGGTGACCACTCAGAATCTGGGACGAGCAAAGTTGTTGGATGTTGCGCCTACCATCGCGAAGATTCTCCAGTTGACACTGCCGGACCTCGAAGGGAAAAACTTACTGCCTTAA
- a CDS encoding glycosyltransferase family 39 protein, which yields MRTLLILFLLLASVHISWIYTLGAEYDEALFWPATVRMVYKSPQRLLFPSGVYVAERPLPFMQAAYIGALNSYLYTLPVSLFGTTVPVFRFTNLILLAIFYALVFLLARQVGGTVVAWMVIALLSIDIELWLQSITNQGPFLLQLIATCLLLRYFLLYLETPSKRYILYMAAAMGLGLNEKLTYLWIILLFLVAAGLYYHRELFKRRLLVHLPLGVVALLVLLIPVLIYSLGRYTATQQFAGSQLAWPTDLQVILGLRLHSLFLLFDGQWTMMHRAALFPVATTPRFSPTLALLTLGLALSLWQRSRLQLFCYTIAVGLVVANLFFPEGGRLHHLILMDPLPQLAACLAIWKAIEKKHAWQYALVLLLALGAVSTGRNFYAFHVAVQRSGGSGTWSNQITKLSDWELSHPDLHFVYACWGLENPLFAKSKGAHQQREFFFPLLSDSLSPDTQAELDTLLARRDTVWVTSSIDELQTKPAQRLLQQAASKQLKPVIVQEFREGLTNRLLFTALRFHPIEPGPVHPIQLTAINPGRLEAPLAADADRFQVHLNFQGLDGKDSIHVELQSADGAVVQHHFRPLEYYALLDNRQSWIFGPHLYPDWFLTSYPNPDKVISKLVVRVESQNPQASVQAIR from the coding sequence TTGCGCACTCTTCTGATCCTTTTCCTGCTTCTGGCATCCGTACACATTTCCTGGATTTACACCCTCGGCGCCGAGTATGACGAAGCGCTTTTCTGGCCTGCCACCGTGCGGATGGTCTACAAATCTCCGCAGCGGCTGCTATTCCCCAGCGGAGTCTATGTTGCGGAGCGCCCTTTGCCCTTCATGCAAGCGGCTTATATCGGCGCGCTGAACAGCTATCTTTATACGCTTCCGGTCAGCCTCTTTGGCACGACTGTGCCTGTATTCCGCTTCACCAATCTGATCCTGCTGGCGATCTTCTACGCTCTGGTCTTCCTTCTGGCGCGGCAAGTGGGCGGCACCGTCGTCGCCTGGATGGTGATTGCGCTGCTCAGCATCGATATCGAGCTTTGGCTGCAATCGATTACGAATCAGGGGCCCTTTCTCCTCCAACTCATTGCCACTTGTCTTCTGCTGCGCTACTTCCTTCTCTATCTGGAAACCCCCAGCAAGCGATACATCCTCTATATGGCGGCAGCAATGGGGCTGGGCCTCAATGAGAAGCTGACCTATCTCTGGATCATCCTGCTGTTCCTGGTTGCGGCGGGCCTCTATTACCATCGCGAGCTCTTCAAGCGCAGACTGCTGGTGCATCTGCCCTTGGGCGTGGTTGCACTTCTGGTTCTGCTCATCCCGGTGCTGATCTATTCGTTGGGGCGCTACACCGCCACGCAGCAGTTCGCCGGGTCCCAACTCGCATGGCCCACAGATCTGCAGGTCATCCTCGGGCTTCGACTGCATTCGCTCTTTCTCCTCTTCGACGGCCAATGGACGATGATGCACCGGGCGGCTTTGTTTCCAGTGGCGACGACGCCACGCTTTTCGCCCACCCTCGCCCTCCTCACGTTGGGGCTTGCGCTCTCACTCTGGCAGCGGAGCCGCTTACAACTCTTCTGTTACACCATCGCTGTGGGGCTCGTGGTGGCGAATCTCTTTTTCCCGGAAGGGGGCCGGCTCCACCACCTGATTCTGATGGATCCACTTCCCCAACTCGCTGCCTGTCTGGCGATCTGGAAGGCGATCGAAAAGAAGCACGCCTGGCAGTATGCCTTGGTCTTGTTGTTGGCCTTGGGCGCAGTCTCAACAGGCCGCAATTTTTACGCCTTCCATGTCGCAGTGCAACGCAGCGGCGGATCGGGGACCTGGTCCAACCAGATCACAAAACTCTCCGACTGGGAACTCTCGCACCCGGACCTGCATTTTGTCTATGCCTGTTGGGGCTTGGAAAATCCACTCTTTGCCAAAAGCAAGGGGGCGCACCAGCAACGGGAATTTTTCTTCCCTCTGTTGAGCGATTCGCTGAGCCCGGATACACAGGCAGAACTGGATACTCTACTGGCTCGTCGCGACACGGTCTGGGTGACTTCCTCCATTGATGAACTCCAGACCAAACCAGCCCAGCGCCTGTTGCAGCAAGCGGCCAGCAAGCAACTCAAGCCGGTGATCGTCCAGGAGTTCCGGGAAGGGCTCACCAACCGGCTGCTCTTCACGGCGCTCCGCTTCCACCCCATCGAACCCGGTCCCGTTCATCCCATCCAACTCACCGCGATCAATCCGGGGCGGCTGGAAGCGCCACTGGCCGCCGATGCAGACCGCTTCCAGGTCCATCTCAACTTTCAGGGCTTGGACGGGAAGGACTCGATTCATGTAGAACTGCAGTCTGCCGACGGTGCAGTTGTCCAGCATCACTTCCGCCCGCTCGAATATTACGCGCTGCTCGACAATCGGCAGAGCTGGATTTTCGGTCCTCACCTCTATCCGGATTGGTTCTTAACCAGCTACCCGAACCCGGATAAAGTGATCTCAAAGCTGGTGGTCCGGGTGGAATCGCAAAATCCCCAAGCCTCGGTGCAGGCGATCCGTTAG